The sequence below is a genomic window from Halosolutus gelatinilyticus.
GTTCGAGGCGGACCCGGTCCGGAAACTCGGCGTCCGCGTCGCAAACCTCGAGTTCTCGAGCGCCGATCAGGCGCGCCTCGACGGGTGGGAACGCGCCGACGATCGACGGGAAGTGGACGCGACTGGCGACCGCGGGCCCGAAACGGTCGATCTGACCGACTACGCCGACGCCGAAGCCGCCGATGGGACCGGCGACGAGGACTCGGTCACCGACGACACCGACGACGGTGACTCGACCGGTGCCGCATTCGACCCCCCGGCGGCCGGGCAGTCCACGCTGGCGGATTTTTCCGGACTCGATCGGGACGATCGGACCTGAACCGGTTCCGACGTCGCTCGTCGAAGCGAGAGGACGGCCGAAATACCCAACTTCCTCGGGGACCCACTCCAATCGACTTCCGATCCAGCGAACATATAAACCTGCGTGAGAACGTTCAAATGAATATCACTGGCCCCGACGTTTCACATGACTGAGGATTTTTACGACCTTCTCGAGATTCCGTCCGACGCCCCCCAAGACGACGTCAAGGAAGCCTACCGGGAGAAAGTCCGGATCTACCACCCCGACCTGAACGACGACGATCGGGCCCAAGCGCAGTTCACCGCCGTGAAAAAGGCCTACGACATCCTCGGCGATCCCGTCGAGCGACAGGCGTACGATCGGCTGGGCCACGAAGACTACGTCGCGAAGCGAACGAGCGGATTACCCTCGCCGGAGGTCTGGAAAACGGACGACGAGTCGCGGTCGTCGGCCGACGATTCCGAGGCGTCGACGGAGTCGCGGTCGAGAACCGGTTCGGCGGGATCGGCGACCGCGTCGTCGACCGCCTCGGCGGCGTCGAGTACGGCCGGCGCGGCCGGAACTGTCGGCTCGACTGCGGCGGGTGCGACCGCCTCGTCGACCGGAACCAGTAGCGGCGCCGCGACGGCGACGAACGGCACCACCGCATCAGGGACGAACGCTAGCAGCGCATCCGGGACGAACGCCAGCACCGCGACCGCGAACGGTCGCAACGGGAGTTCCGATCCCGACGGAACGACCCGCGAGACCGCACACGCCGGCGGGACGGCGGCCGATCGCCGACCCGGAACCGGATCGGAGACCGGCCCCGATCGATTCGGCGACACCGCCGTCGTCCGGTGGTGGCGCCGGCAGAACTTCGCCTGGCCGCTGATCTGGCTCTCGGTGCTTACGTACCTCGCGGGGCTCGTCCACTACGGCGTCCGGAACGACGACGCCCTCGCGACGCTATGGACCGAACTCGTTGCGATCGGCGCCGCGCCCGAGGGGCTGTGGACGGCCGTGTCGACCGATCGGTACGGTCTGCAACCGCTGACCGACTTCGTGATGACCGCCGAACCCGTGGCGCCGCCCGCCGAACCCGTGCAGTGGTACGGCGCGCTCGCGGGCGTCGTCGCGGCCGCCCTCGCGGTACTCCTCCTCGTGCGGGTCGTCTACCGCCGGGAGACGTGGGGCCCCGTCACGATCGACGAGACGATCGTCGCCGCGGTCGCGATCGGCGCGACGACGACCGTCCTCGGCGGGCCGCTGCTCGCCGGCGCGATCCTCATGCCGATGCTGTTCGGCGTCATCGTCACCCGGACGCGCCAGTTGCCCGGCTGGTCGCCGTCGTACCTCTACGTGGCGCTGGTGTCGGTGCCGGCGATTGCGTTGGTCGGCGGCACCGTCGGCGTCGCGATCCTTCCGATCGAGTTCCTCGCGTTCGTCGTCCTCCCGATCGTCGGTGGCCTGGGGCTGCCGCTGCGAGCGAGCATTCGGAAACGATTCGGCCGCTAGTAACGCCTGTTTTCGAGTCGTACGCTGCTTGAGTAGATACGGTCGATACCACTACGAAAGTCCCACCCACGGTGGCATCCTGGCTAACCGGCACGAGTGGGACTTTTGTAGTGTTTCCAATCAATTCGGAGTATTTCGAGCGGTATCGGAATACAACCCTGACCGCGATCGAATTATCCGACCATCGTCGCGACACCTTTCGTCTGGCGGTAATCGCTCGCCAGGATCGCCTCCAGCCGCGAGACCAGGCGATCGCGATCGGTGTCGACCCAGCCTGCGGGGGTTTTGATGGGGACGACCATGAATCCGCGGCCGCGGATCTCGGTGGCGTGGAGGCGGTCCATGTCGAGGTCGAGTCGGCCGCGCTGGGTCGTGTACTCCCGGAGGACGTGGTCGGTCGCTCGCTCGCCGATGGGCAGCAGGATGTGGGCGTTGATCGCCCGCAACTCGGCGTCGAAGTAGCGTTCGCACTCCGCGTACTCCTCCTCGGTCGGCGATCGGCCGCCAGGCAGGCTGCACATGTGGATGTAGCTCCAGTAACAGTTGTCGAGTTCGGGCCGGTCCAGCGGTCCGCTCGCGAACCCGACCTCGCGACAGACCTCGTCGA
It includes:
- a CDS encoding J domain-containing protein, whose protein sequence is MTEDFYDLLEIPSDAPQDDVKEAYREKVRIYHPDLNDDDRAQAQFTAVKKAYDILGDPVERQAYDRLGHEDYVAKRTSGLPSPEVWKTDDESRSSADDSEASTESRSRTGSAGSATASSTASAASSTAGAAGTVGSTAAGATASSTGTSSGAATATNGTTASGTNASSASGTNASTATANGRNGSSDPDGTTRETAHAGGTAADRRPGTGSETGPDRFGDTAVVRWWRRQNFAWPLIWLSVLTYLAGLVHYGVRNDDALATLWTELVAIGAAPEGLWTAVSTDRYGLQPLTDFVMTAEPVAPPAEPVQWYGALAGVVAAALAVLLLVRVVYRRETWGPVTIDETIVAAVAIGATTTVLGGPLLAGAILMPMLFGVIVTRTRQLPGWSPSYLYVALVSVPAIALVGGTVGVAILPIEFLAFVVLPIVGGLGLPLRASIRKRFGR
- a CDS encoding uracil-DNA glycosylase family protein — encoded protein: MGSDPLPTPVKNVTDRTSNPFGMRPPYDRSDPDDHVAAFGYGDANADFHVIGDHPGVHGGAATGIPFTGSDSGRAIDEVCREVGFASGPLDRPELDNCYWSYIHMCSLPGGRSPTEEEYAECERYFDAELRAINAHILLPIGERATDHVLREYTTQRGRLDLDMDRLHATEIRGRGFMVVPIKTPAGWVDTDRDRLVSRLEAILASDYRQTKGVATMVG